One window from the genome of Ciconia boyciana chromosome 8, ASM3463844v1, whole genome shotgun sequence encodes:
- the TLNRD1 gene encoding talin rod domain-containing protein 1 produces MASGGSGKSSSEVSGGGIPSSSSLQRKKLISICDHCKIKMQLVADLLLLSSETRPVNTESLSVFGESFEKCRDTIIARTKGLSILTHDVQSQLNMGRFGEVGESLMEMGELVVSLTECSAHAAYLAAVETPGAQPAMPGLVDRYKVTRCRHEVEHGCGVLKTTPLADMSPQLLLEVSQNMSKNLKFLTDACVLASEKSKDKFAKEQFKLSVKCMSTSASALLACVKEVKTSPSELTRNRCVLFSGPLVQSVYALVGFATEPQFLGKAATINPEGKAVQTAILGGAMSVVSACVLLTQCLRDIAQHPESSTKMSDYRERLRNSACAVSDGCNLLSQALRERSSPRTLPPVNSNSVN; encoded by the coding sequence ATGGCTAGCGGTGGCTCTGGCAAGTCCAGCAGCGAGGTGTCTGGCGGCGGAATCCCCAGCAGCAGTtccctgcagaggaagaagctcATCTCCATCTGCGACCACTGCAAGATCAAGATGCAACTGGTGGctgatctgctgctgctgtcgaGCGAGACCAGGCCGGTGAACACTGAGAGCCTGTCTGTCTTCGGTGAGTCCTTCGAGAAGTGCAGGGACACGATCATTGCCAGGACCAAAGGACTCTCCATCTTGACCCATGACGTCCAGAGCCAGCTCAACATGGGACGCTTCGGGGAGGTGGGAGAAAGCCTGATGGAGATGGGGGAGCTGGTGGTCTCCCTGACCGAATGCTCTGCCCACGCTGCCTACCTGGCTGCAGTGGAGACTCCAGGGGCCCAGCCTGCTATGCCTGGCTTGGTGGATCGCTACAAGGTGACCCGATGTAGGCATGAGGTGGAGCACGGCTGCGGGGTCTTGAAGACCACCCCTTTGGCAGATATGAGCcctcagctcctgctggagGTTTCTCAGAACATGTCCAAGAACTTGAAATTCCTGACAGACGCCTGCGTGCTGGCCAGTGAGAAATCCAAGGATAAATTTGCTAAGGAGCAGTTCAAACTCAGTGTCAAATGTATGAGCACCAGCGCCTCTGCCCTCTTGGCGTGTGTCAAGGAGGTCAAGACTTCACCCAGTGAGCTGACCAGGAACCGATGCGTCTTGTTCAGTGGACCTTTGGTGCAGTCTGTCTATGCTCTGGTGGGCTTTGCCACTGAGCCCCAGTTTTTGGGTAAAGCTGCCACCATTAATCCAGAGGGCAAAGCTGTGCAAACTGCCATCCTAGGAGGAGCCATGAGTGTGGTATCTGCTTGTGTGCTCCTGACCCAATGCCTCAGGGATATAGCCCAACACCCCGAAAGTAGCACCAAAATGAGCGATTACAGGGAAAGGTTGAGGAACTCAGCTTGCGCCGTCTCGGATGGTTGCAACCTGTTATCTCAGGCACTAAGAGAAAGATCTTCACCCAGGACTTTACCGCCAGTGAACTCCAATTCTGTGAATTAA